The Candidatus Afararchaeum irisae genomic interval CTACGAGACGCGTACTCGTAGGTTTCGAGTTTATCGAGTATATCCCTAACGCGTTCTTCGGCTATCTTACTGTCCTTCGTTCCATCCTCCACCTCAGGAATCATAACACGTTCTCGCATCCCCTTCTCAACACCATCGATATTCGCACAGTATTCGAGGAAAACTCGGAGTGTGGTGAGATTAGACCTTAGTGTGACGTTTTTGACCTTACCGTATCCGTCCCCCTTGCCCTTCTTGCACCACTGTCGGTACCGCTGGAGATCTCTCCCGGTCAGTTCGTTGAGGTTCTTTATACCTCTGTCCTCACACCAGCTCAGAAAAGCATCGAGACGAGTCTTCTGCTTCCGTAACGTCTCCCTACTGAGCTCGTCCTCTCGGGTATCAAGATACATCTCAACCCCTTCCTCAGGTTCGAGAGGCTGTAGTTCACTCATCCGGAACCACCCCTTCCACTGTCCCGGCTATCTCTGAGGAGAGAGGTATTCGTACCTGTCGTCCGTTTCTGTTAGTTCTCTTTTCTCCTTCTGTCGGTTTCTGGGTTCGTATTTCGTGTTTCATTGTGGTCGTCTTAGACGACCCATCAGAAGGAGTAGAGTAACCCAAACCATTAATTGGTCGAGGTTCTAAATATGGGTGTATCTATACAACCCCTTCTGATGGGGTATTTCACCGACCCTCGAAAGATGCCGTGCTTTGGTAGGGCGTGGGCATCCGGGGGTCAGGTAGCTTTTCCCGCGATATTACCACTGTGTTTGTTATGTCATCCTGAGTGTTACTAATGAGATCCCATGGTTTATACTTTATGTCTGAAACGGGGTTTCAGTCCGAACAGAAAAGCTAAGTTAACAGGCATTGAATAGCCAATAGTGTCACGCGGAAGAGACAGGGAGTTGACGAAAGAGGAAGTCCTGACCCTCATGAAAAGCGGAAGCCGTCCGGTATGGACGGCGTCCCAGATAGCGGAGCATACAGGTGTTAGCAAGACTACGGCAAAGAACCGTCTTAAAGAGTTGTCTAAGGGGGAGAAGATAGACTCGGTAAAGGTCAGTAATGCCACAGCATACTATGTTGTAGGCATAGAGACAGAGCCCAACCAAGAGTTATCAGATGAAGAAAGAGCACGTAGATTAGTCAAGGAATACTGGGAAGGGCGTCTGGTCGGAGGAGTAAAAGATATGTCGTGTGTCTATACCCACGACGGAGAGAAACTGACCTCGGGCGATAAGGCATATCTCGTGGTTTATGGTGGAGATTTTAAAATGACACATCGGTTGAACGTCATATCATATGAGGAAGAAGACCTAGATAAAGTTCCTCCGGAAGGAGAGTTCACCGACAGGCAAATCAAAAGGAACGATCTATTTGGGGATATATCCAGTGCAGAGGTCGGTATAGGAGATTATAAAAACGCTTCTCACGCACTTCTAACCGCGGAGTTGGGTAGTAAATTCGCCGTACCTTTGGTTGAAGAAAAGCTTGGCAGATTCTTTTCAGGCATTTTGGATTTTCCGAAGGAGACAAAGTGGAAGTTCAAAGATGAAGAGAAGAATGTATCCTATCTCACTGTAGCGGGTACCGGAGCATACCTACTTCGACCGTGGGAGGATGCTGTTTTCCTAAAGAACGTAGAAGTGATAGATATGGATCTATCTGACGACTCAGAAGACGAAGAAGAGAGAATTTCCGAAATCCCGGACACAGAGGACATAGAGGAAAAGATGGACATCGAGGATCTTTTGACTCAAGAGGAAGTCGAGAACGCCGAGAAGTGATAGGAGGAGTTCTTCCCGTCGTTTTAAAATTCAAATTCCATCGTAGGGTCATAGGGAGATAGACCTCCCTCGTTGCTCTTCTCGTCAGTCTCGGTTTTAGAAGAGACTTTGTCTCTATCTGATATCTTCTCCTCGATAGTAATGAGGTCATCTTGTACCTTCGTTAACGTCTCTTCTAACCGGTCGAGACGTTCTTCGAACGATCCCATTTCCTCTTCGACGTCTTCTGTTTTAAAATTGGAACTATCTGCCGAAGGAATCTTTACTGAATGTCCACAATTAGGACATGTCGTG includes:
- a CDS encoding HTH domain-containing protein translates to MSRGRDRELTKEEVLTLMKSGSRPVWTASQIAEHTGVSKTTAKNRLKELSKGEKIDSVKVSNATAYYVVGIETEPNQELSDEERARRLVKEYWEGRLVGGVKDMSCVYTHDGEKLTSGDKAYLVVYGGDFKMTHRLNVISYEEEDLDKVPPEGEFTDRQIKRNDLFGDISSAEVGIGDYKNASHALLTAELGSKFAVPLVEEKLGRFFSGILDFPKETKWKFKDEEKNVSYLTVAGTGAYLLRPWEDAVFLKNVEVIDMDLSDDSEDEEERISEIPDTEDIEEKMDIEDLLTQEEVENAEK